The genomic interval CGGGACCGTAGAGCAGGGTCTCTCCCGCGCTCGCCACGACCTCGCCGTTCGCGTCGAAGCGACCCGATCCCTCGATCGTGTGCGCGAAGGCGGTGTAGCCGGGGGGCGTTGGGATATCGAACGATCCTCCCGCGGGCACCCATACATCCAAGTACGTAGGATCGACCGAGAGGCCCGACACCGGACCGTGCGCGGTACCGAACGATCCCGCTACGACCTTGATGCGATTGCCCGTGTCGGTCTCTACCTCGGGGATCTCCGACGCCCCGAGACCCCGGTACGCCGGCACGTCCATCTTCTGACGCGCGGGTAGGTTGACCCAGAGCTGGAACCCCGACATCCGGCCTTCCGCGCGCTCGGGCATCTCCTGATGGATGATCCCGCTGCCCGCGGTCATCCACTGGACATCACCGGCGTCGATCACGCCCGAGTTTCCGAGGGTGTCTCCGTGGGCGACCCGTCCCTCGAGCATGTAGGTCACGGTCTCGATGCCCCGGTGGGGATGCCAGGGGAACCCGGCCATGTAGTCCGCGGGGTTCGCAGACCCAAAATTGTCGAGCAGGAGGAACGGATCGAATAGTGGAACCTGCCCGTTCGAAAACGCCCGCCGCAGCCGCACGCCGGCGCCCTCCAGCGTGGGAACTCCTGGGAAACGGCGAGTTACAGAACGTCGTGGCTCGGTCATCGGAATCACTTTCGTATATCAGATGGCGCAAGGTAACTTATAAGGCCTCGGGGGCGCGAACGCCACTGTTCGAGGGGCACGATGGGACCGCTCGGAGGACGTTCGTCCCCAGCGAACGGATGGCGGCGCCGATCGGCCCTACACCGCATCGAACCGCGCCTCACGATCTCGGCCGGAACGCGGAGGGACGGCCCGGGATGGACGGCATGGACTCCCAGTATCGATATATCAAATCGGGCGCTCCTACCGGTGTGGCACCTTCGGCTCGACCGCTCCGGAACTGGCCCGGTGGGATGATCGGGATGTACGCGCTCCATCAGATGAGCCGCGAACCGATCTACGGCTGGCAGCTCGCGGAGCGGATCGCCGAGACGACGAAGGGGGGATGGCGGCCGGGAGCCGGTGCGGTCTATCCGATCTTGAAGAGCCTCGTCCATCAGAAGCTCGCGCGGATCGAAGTGCGGGGCGGACGCAAGGTCTACCTCGTCACCCCGAGGGGGCGCGCGCGACTCGCGTTGATGCGGACGCGGATCCGGGACGGCGGAGGGCGATACATGGAGCTGCGCCGTCTGGTCCTCGATCTCGTCGATCCGGCCGAGCGTCCCGAGTGGGCGATCGAGCACCTGCGCCGCTCCC from Thermoplasmata archaeon carries:
- a CDS encoding PadR family transcriptional regulator → MAPSARPLRNWPGGMIGMYALHQMSREPIYGWQLAERIAETTKGGWRPGAGAVYPILKSLVHQKLARIEVRGGRKVYLVTPRGRARLALMRTRIRDGGGRYMELRRLVLDLVDPAERPEWAIEHLRRSLTMFVELSDSVDLIPSARGRALMYRQGARELRGTLARLEHARRSGTGSRRARKR
- a CDS encoding pirin family protein; this encodes MRLRRAFSNGQVPLFDPFLLLDNFGSANPADYMAGFPWHPHRGIETVTYMLEGRVAHGDTLGNSGVIDAGDVQWMTAGSGIIHQEMPERAEGRMSGFQLWVNLPARQKMDVPAYRGLGASEIPEVETDTGNRIKVVAGSFGTAHGPVSGLSVDPTYLDVWVPAGGSFDIPTPPGYTAFAHTIEGSGRFDANGEVVASAGETLLYGPGESIWVDAADAPLRFLLVSGRPLHEPVAWYGPIVMNSQEELVQAARELRSGEFIKHARPIDEE